One part of the Thalassoglobus sp. JC818 genome encodes these proteins:
- a CDS encoding sigma-70 family RNA polymerase sigma factor: MSSVTEILFQIERGDSSSAEALLPLVYDELRKLAADKLESESPGQTLQATALVHEVWLRLVDVSYSQHWSSRRHFFGAAAEAMRRILIDRARKRNRLKHGGDCQRITLQLDEIPEENEDDLIEALDEALRRFQKIDPVACELVKLRYFAGLTGHDAAETLEISPRTADRLWSFAKAWLLREVQNALNDSP; encoded by the coding sequence ATGTCCAGTGTCACCGAGATATTGTTTCAGATCGAGCGGGGCGACTCTTCGTCTGCCGAAGCATTGCTACCTCTCGTCTATGATGAGCTGCGCAAACTGGCAGCGGACAAGCTCGAGTCGGAAAGTCCGGGCCAGACGCTACAAGCCACGGCACTCGTTCACGAGGTTTGGCTGCGCCTTGTCGATGTGAGTTACTCGCAGCACTGGTCGAGCCGACGTCACTTCTTCGGTGCTGCCGCCGAAGCAATGCGTCGCATCCTGATTGATCGGGCGCGGAAGCGAAATCGACTAAAACATGGCGGTGATTGTCAGAGAATTACCCTCCAACTGGACGAGATTCCGGAAGAGAACGAAGACGATCTGATCGAAGCGCTGGACGAGGCATTGCGGCGATTTCAAAAGATTGATCCAGTTGCATGTGAGTTAGTCAAACTTCGGTATTTCGCAGGATTGACAGGGCACGACGCAGCGGAGACTCTGGAAATCTCGCCTCGAACTGCCGACCGGCTATGGTCTTTCGCCAAAGCCTGGCTTCTTCGAGAGGTGCAAAATGCCCTCAATGATTCACCGTGA